The proteins below are encoded in one region of Cystobacter ferrugineus:
- a CDS encoding CFI-box-CTERM domain-containing protein encodes MSLPRAHEAREPLRAQALALFARIPEPPVYHRADDPARKAAEALLPELEQVLALGLAVRRDAGPAEATDRLLEALRAHGEALCHTADGRLTQAEEAWRRAVELERVAHPTRSLGTREQAVGPVYDRGTGASRYDPREEPVAQVWLACPNMGCKRINEYGYVPGPGIHPYVCSACQVPFRAYFGELRSVEIETKPSSKRFLFTVDEVRGVGSSRIEFEEASGEDFPSTRGDLLVFLYTEARELKAVMNQTNKRLMWISPASSCFVVTAAFGEGAPELVTFRAFRDEVLRHHAWGRGFIRVYYRHGPGLARWVVGRPRVRREVRRVLTQVHRVLTTTRGTHT; translated from the coding sequence ATGTCCCTTCCCCGAGCGCACGAGGCGCGCGAGCCGTTGCGCGCCCAGGCGCTGGCGCTGTTCGCCCGGATTCCGGAGCCCCCCGTGTACCACCGGGCGGACGACCCGGCGCGCAAGGCGGCCGAGGCGCTGCTGCCGGAGCTGGAGCAGGTGCTGGCGCTGGGGCTGGCGGTGAGGCGCGACGCGGGGCCGGCGGAGGCCACGGATCGGCTCCTCGAGGCGCTGCGGGCCCATGGGGAAGCGCTGTGCCATACGGCGGATGGACGGCTCACCCAGGCGGAGGAGGCGTGGCGGCGCGCGGTGGAGCTGGAGCGCGTGGCGCACCCCACGCGTTCGCTCGGCACCCGGGAGCAGGCCGTGGGGCCGGTGTATGACCGGGGCACGGGGGCGTCGCGCTACGATCCCCGCGAGGAGCCCGTGGCCCAGGTGTGGCTGGCGTGCCCCAACATGGGCTGCAAGCGCATCAACGAGTACGGGTACGTGCCGGGGCCCGGCATCCACCCGTACGTGTGTTCCGCCTGTCAGGTGCCCTTCCGGGCCTACTTCGGCGAGCTGCGCTCGGTGGAGATCGAAACGAAGCCCAGCTCCAAGCGTTTCCTGTTCACGGTGGACGAGGTCCGGGGCGTGGGCAGCTCGCGCATCGAGTTCGAGGAGGCCAGTGGAGAGGACTTCCCGTCGACGCGGGGGGACCTGCTGGTCTTCCTGTACACCGAGGCGCGCGAGCTCAAGGCGGTGATGAACCAGACGAACAAGCGGCTGATGTGGATTTCACCGGCCAGCTCGTGCTTCGTGGTGACGGCGGCGTTCGGTGAGGGCGCGCCGGAGTTGGTGACGTTCCGGGCGTTCCGGGACGAGGTGTTGCGCCACCATGCGTGGGGGCGCGGGTTCATTCGCGTCTACTACCGGCATGGGCCGGGGCTGGCGCGCTGGGTGGTGGGCCGGCCGCGGGTGAGGCGCGAGGTGCGGCGGGTGCTCACGCAGGTTCATCGGGTGTTGACGACGACGAGAGGAACACACACGTGA
- a CDS encoding TlpA family protein disulfide reductase, with the protein MTEPQTGDAGQQQPPPPARHGWSKVLLVVTGLLGLAGLSYLGVSEALRARLAADGTVAPAMKLQKYDNGTMSLADLQGKVVMLDFWATWCAPCQAEMPSLLKLAKEYESQGLVFVAASRDEMPDAPLFVQEFVQSRMPELAPYIVFAPDELAAVYQVTALPTLYFLDRKGQVVDAQRGMLSEAALRQRIERALK; encoded by the coding sequence GTGACGGAGCCGCAGACTGGGGATGCCGGGCAGCAGCAGCCGCCGCCGCCGGCGCGCCATGGGTGGAGCAAGGTGTTGTTGGTGGTGACGGGGCTGCTGGGGCTGGCGGGACTGTCGTACCTGGGCGTGAGCGAGGCGCTGCGGGCACGGCTCGCGGCCGACGGCACCGTGGCCCCGGCGATGAAACTGCAGAAGTACGACAACGGGACCATGTCGCTGGCGGATCTCCAGGGCAAGGTGGTGATGCTGGACTTCTGGGCGACGTGGTGCGCGCCGTGCCAGGCGGAGATGCCGTCGCTGCTCAAGCTCGCCAAGGAGTACGAGAGCCAGGGGCTCGTGTTCGTGGCGGCGAGCCGGGACGAGATGCCGGACGCGCCGCTGTTCGTGCAGGAGTTCGTGCAGAGCCGCATGCCGGAGCTGGCGCCGTACATCGTGTTCGCGCCGGACGAACTGGCGGCGGTCTACCAGGTGACGGCCCTGCCCACGCTCTACTTCCTGGACCGCAAGGGGCAGGTGGTGGACGCGCAGCGCGGCATGTTGTCGGAGGCGGCGCTGCGCCAGCGGATCGAGCGGGCCCTCAAGTAG
- a CDS encoding vegetative protein encodes MPEAQKTTLKNWPRTAKGGGKKACTVEGCKRPYRAKSYCFFHFKKWRQGELPHSRYRTCSKAECRTKTEKAGLCAKHYAETYKTAAA; translated from the coding sequence ATGCCTGAAGCACAGAAGACCACCCTGAAGAACTGGCCGCGCACGGCCAAGGGCGGGGGCAAGAAGGCCTGCACCGTCGAGGGTTGCAAGCGCCCCTACCGCGCCAAGAGCTACTGCTTCTTCCACTTCAAGAAGTGGCGCCAGGGCGAGCTGCCCCACTCGCGCTACCGCACCTGCTCCAAGGCGGAGTGCCGCACGAAGACCGAGAAGGCCGGCCTGTGCGCCAAGCACTACGCCGAGACCTACAAGACCGCCGCGGCCTAG
- a CDS encoding phosphoribosylaminoimidazolesuccinocarboxamide synthase, producing the protein MTTSALHAQLTQTLGRVHLPSLGEHYQGKVRDTYRQGDRLVLVTSDRLSAFDHVLTTIPFKGEVLNRLAHFWFERTRHIVPNHVLDMPDPNVIVARACQPFAVEVVVRGYLTGSLWRDLQKGTHTAYGVAFPEGMRKDEAFPEPIFTPSTKAQYGQHDEPISEKEILARGLVSARDWARITEAARGLFLEGQKWARTRGLILVDTKYEFGKVGDDLYVIDEMHTPDSSRYWVADEYEARLAKGEAQRMLDKENIRQWLIRERGFQGHGTPPAIPDDVRVSLAEKYLAAYAQLTGTPLALEPGDVHARIEKNLQARGYLK; encoded by the coding sequence GTGACTACCTCCGCACTCCACGCCCAGCTCACCCAGACGCTCGGGCGCGTTCACCTGCCTTCCCTCGGCGAGCACTACCAGGGCAAGGTGCGTGACACCTACCGCCAGGGGGACCGGCTCGTGCTGGTCACCTCGGATCGTCTGTCCGCGTTCGACCACGTGCTGACCACCATCCCCTTCAAGGGCGAGGTGCTCAACCGGCTGGCCCACTTCTGGTTCGAGCGCACGCGCCACATCGTGCCCAACCACGTGTTGGACATGCCGGATCCGAACGTGATCGTCGCGCGCGCCTGCCAGCCCTTCGCGGTGGAAGTCGTGGTGCGCGGCTACCTCACCGGCAGCCTGTGGCGCGACCTGCAGAAGGGCACGCACACCGCCTACGGGGTGGCCTTCCCGGAAGGCATGCGCAAGGACGAGGCCTTCCCCGAGCCCATCTTCACGCCCTCCACCAAGGCGCAGTACGGCCAGCACGACGAGCCCATCTCCGAGAAGGAGATCCTCGCGCGGGGCCTGGTGAGCGCGCGGGACTGGGCGCGCATCACCGAGGCGGCGCGCGGGCTGTTCCTCGAGGGCCAGAAGTGGGCGCGCACGCGCGGCCTCATCCTCGTGGATACCAAGTACGAGTTCGGCAAGGTGGGCGATGACCTGTACGTCATCGACGAAATGCACACCCCGGACTCGAGCCGCTACTGGGTGGCCGACGAGTACGAGGCGCGCCTGGCCAAGGGCGAGGCTCAGCGGATGCTGGACAAGGAGAACATCCGCCAGTGGCTCATCCGCGAGCGCGGCTTCCAGGGCCACGGCACGCCGCCCGCCATTCCGGACGACGTGCGCGTGTCGCTCGCGGAGAAGTACCTCGCCGCCTACGCGCAGCTCACCGGCACGCCGCTCGCGCTGGAGCCGGGCGACGTGCACGCGCGCATCGAGAAGAACCTCCAGGCACGCGGCTACCTGAAGTGA
- a CDS encoding RNA methyltransferase, whose translation MGAVARVMANFGFSRLILSDPATYSFRGAERLAVKGGAVLEGMAVAQNLPEALKDCVYAVGTTSRTQIEGRIALTPEEAAARLADQSRRGRVALVLGGEQRGLSNEELAFCSDFLVIPTSEVQPSMNLAQAAAVLLYLCSREGRGAPEQAPELGPEFQGARMGTVSALGERMREVLLRAQFLNPQAPEHVLRELERSLLRAELTQREAELWLTAFKHLGRMVGGGKGPSEQEAPSRDPRRNA comes from the coding sequence ATGGGAGCGGTGGCCCGGGTGATGGCCAACTTCGGCTTCTCGCGGCTCATCCTGTCGGATCCCGCCACCTACTCCTTCCGGGGCGCCGAGCGGCTCGCCGTGAAGGGCGGGGCGGTGCTGGAGGGCATGGCCGTGGCACAAAACCTGCCAGAGGCCCTCAAGGACTGCGTGTACGCGGTTGGCACCACGTCTCGCACCCAGATCGAGGGACGCATCGCCCTCACCCCGGAGGAGGCGGCGGCGCGGCTGGCGGATCAGAGCCGGCGGGGGAGGGTGGCGCTGGTGCTGGGGGGCGAGCAGCGGGGGCTGTCCAACGAGGAGCTGGCGTTCTGCTCGGACTTCCTCGTCATTCCCACCAGCGAGGTGCAGCCCTCGATGAACCTGGCGCAGGCGGCGGCGGTGCTGCTCTACCTGTGCTCGCGCGAGGGCCGGGGCGCACCCGAGCAGGCGCCGGAGCTGGGGCCGGAGTTCCAGGGGGCGCGCATGGGCACGGTGAGCGCGCTGGGCGAGCGGATGCGCGAGGTGTTGCTGCGTGCGCAGTTCCTCAACCCGCAGGCGCCGGAGCACGTGCTGCGCGAGCTGGAGCGGAGTCTGTTGCGAGCGGAACTCACCCAGCGCGAGGCGGAGCTGTGGCTCACGGCCTTCAAGCACCTGGGGAGGATGGTGGGCGGGGGCAAGGGCCCTTCCGAGCAGGAAGCGCCCTCGCGAGACCCGCGCCGGAACGCCTAG
- a CDS encoding S1C family serine protease, with amino-acid sequence MMAGQRWWTGLTLAVLLSAPAWASPSAEAGRLWVEARQRSVREQRSALSEVARAAMPAVVSITTRQPSPTPGSEGETQKGIGSGLIIHPDGFILTSAHVIEGAQEITISVLSPTGYAEEYPAELVGEDTRTDSALLRIHAPRKLPVLKLSSASRVEVGDWVMVIGNPFGLTHSVTAGVVSAKGRTDVTPNGKDGDFDYMQVDASINPGNSGGPVLDLNGEVVAIANAVNVAGQGIGFAIPVDIAKAVLPHLQKYGRVRRGWMGVSVQDCTPDVVEAYGLGHPRGVVVSEVADGGPAARAGLQVGDVIEGLDTLHVERAHNLRWQVAARGVGGRVMLHVRRGEQPLKMRVKLEEQPGETVPATAVLSAPSKHVQPAENEGTGGSGQAGKKAGSP; translated from the coding sequence ATGATGGCGGGTCAACGGTGGTGGACGGGGCTCACGCTGGCCGTGTTGTTGAGCGCGCCGGCCTGGGCGAGCCCGAGCGCAGAAGCGGGCAGGCTGTGGGTGGAAGCCAGGCAACGCTCGGTGCGAGAACAACGCTCGGCGCTCAGTGAGGTGGCGCGAGCGGCCATGCCCGCGGTGGTCTCCATCACCACGCGCCAGCCCAGTCCCACGCCCGGCTCCGAGGGAGAGACGCAGAAGGGCATCGGCTCGGGCCTCATCATCCACCCCGACGGCTTCATCCTCACCAGCGCGCACGTCATCGAGGGCGCGCAGGAAATCACCATCTCGGTGCTGTCGCCGACGGGCTACGCGGAGGAGTACCCGGCGGAGCTCGTGGGCGAGGACACGCGCACGGACTCGGCGCTGCTGAGGATCCACGCCCCGCGCAAGCTGCCCGTGCTGAAGCTGTCGTCGGCCTCGCGGGTGGAGGTGGGCGACTGGGTGATGGTGATCGGCAACCCGTTCGGACTGACGCACTCGGTGACGGCGGGCGTGGTGAGCGCCAAGGGCCGCACGGACGTGACGCCCAACGGGAAGGACGGCGACTTCGACTACATGCAGGTGGACGCCTCCATCAACCCGGGCAACTCGGGAGGGCCGGTGTTGGACCTGAATGGGGAGGTGGTGGCGATCGCCAACGCCGTCAACGTGGCGGGCCAGGGCATCGGCTTCGCCATCCCCGTGGACATCGCCAAGGCGGTGCTGCCGCACCTGCAGAAGTACGGACGGGTGCGCCGGGGCTGGATGGGCGTGTCCGTGCAGGACTGCACCCCCGACGTCGTCGAGGCCTACGGGCTGGGGCACCCCCGGGGCGTGGTGGTGTCGGAGGTGGCGGATGGAGGACCCGCCGCGCGCGCCGGCCTGCAGGTGGGCGATGTCATCGAGGGACTGGACACGCTCCACGTGGAGCGGGCCCACAACCTGCGCTGGCAGGTGGCGGCCCGGGGCGTGGGCGGCCGGGTGATGCTGCACGTGCGCCGGGGAGAGCAGCCCCTGAAGATGCGGGTGAAGCTGGAGGAGCAGCCAGGCGAGACGGTGCCCGCCACGGCCGTCCTCTCGGCACCGTCCAAGCACGTTCAACCGGCGGAGAACGAGGGGACGGGAGGCTCCGGGCAGGCGGGCAAGAAGGCGGGCTCGCCCTGA